A window from Dehalococcoidia bacterium encodes these proteins:
- a CDS encoding phenylacetate--CoA ligase: ESHMDNLTVRVEASEKLYRDSEGAGAVGRKLAVMLQSRLGVGCRVEVVAPKQMPRSEGKAVRIVDSRRI, from the coding sequence GAGTCGCACATGGATAACCTGACGGTACGGGTAGAGGCGTCGGAGAAGTTGTACCGGGACAGCGAGGGCGCGGGCGCCGTAGGGAGGAAGTTGGCTGTGATGTTGCAGAGTAGGCTGGGGGTCGGTTGTCGCGTCGAGGTAGTGGCGCCCAAACAAATGCCACGCAGCGAGGGCAAGGCCGTTCGCATCGTTGACAGCAGGCGAATCTAG